In Clostridium cylindrosporum DSM 605, the following are encoded in one genomic region:
- the serS gene encoding serine--tRNA ligase, whose protein sequence is MLDIKRIRTNPEEVKEGMLKRNKEAEAKSIDTILEIDEKRRAILVEVEELKSKRNTASGEIAKMKRAGESTDHIMAEMKELSDKIKALDESVNALEEEQQSLILRLPNVPNPTVPKGTDDTENIEMRKFGTPREFAFEAKAHWDIGTGLDILDFERAGKVTGARFTFYKGKGAKLERALINFMLDMHTEKHEYVEILPPFMANSRSLTGTGQLPKFEEDMFKLNGTDYYLIPTAEVPVTNIYRDEILSGESLPIKHTAYSPCFRAEAGSAGRDTRGLIRQHQFNKVELVKFAHPDTSYNELEKLTNDAEEILKTLGLPYRVVKLCTGDLGFSSAMTYDIEVWMPSYGRYVEISSCSNFEDFQGRRANVRFKENAKDKPKFVHTLNGSGVAVGRALSAILENYQREDGTVEVPQALRPYMGGLEVIEGK, encoded by the coding sequence ATGCTAGATATTAAAAGAATTAGAACGAATCCAGAAGAAGTTAAAGAAGGAATGCTAAAAAGAAACAAGGAAGCTGAAGCTAAGTCAATTGATACTATTTTAGAAATTGACGAGAAAAGAAGAGCAATACTTGTTGAGGTTGAAGAGTTAAAGAGCAAGAGAAACACTGCTTCAGGTGAAATAGCTAAGATGAAAAGAGCGGGAGAGTCAACTGACCATATCATGGCTGAAATGAAGGAACTTTCAGATAAGATTAAGGCTCTTGATGAAAGTGTAAATGCTCTAGAAGAGGAACAACAAAGCCTTATTCTAAGACTTCCAAACGTTCCAAACCCAACAGTACCAAAGGGAACTGATGATACTGAAAATATAGAAATGAGAAAGTTTGGAACTCCTAGAGAATTCGCCTTCGAAGCTAAGGCTCACTGGGATATAGGAACAGGACTTGATATACTTGACTTCGAAAGAGCAGGTAAGGTAACAGGAGCTAGATTTACTTTCTACAAAGGTAAGGGAGCAAAGCTTGAAAGAGCACTTATTAATTTCATGCTTGATATGCATACAGAAAAGCATGAGTATGTAGAAATACTTCCTCCATTTATGGCTAACTCAAGAAGTTTAACAGGAACAGGACAGCTTCCTAAGTTTGAAGAGGATATGTTTAAGCTAAACGGAACAGACTACTATCTAATTCCTACAGCAGAGGTTCCAGTTACTAATATATATAGAGATGAAATACTAAGTGGTGAAAGTCTTCCAATAAAGCATACAGCATACTCACCATGCTTTAGAGCAGAGGCTGGTTCTGCTGGAAGAGATACAAGAGGGCTTATAAGACAGCACCAATTCAATAAGGTAGAGCTTGTTAAGTTTGCTCATCCTGATACTTCATATAATGAGCTAGAAAAGCTTACAAATGATGCAGAGGAGATACTAAAGACTCTAGGACTACCATATAGAGTAGTTAAGCTTTGTACAGGGGATCTTGGATTCAGCTCAGCTATGACATATGATATAGAAGTGTGGATGCCAAGCTACGGAAGATATGTTGAAATCTCAAGCTGTTCAAACTTTGAAGACTTCCAAGGAAGAAGAGCTAATGTGAGATTTAAGGAAAATGCTAAGGATAAGCCAAAGTTTGTTCATACATTAAATGGATCAGGTGTAGCAGTAGGTAGAGCGCTATCAGCGATACTTGAAAACTACCAAAGAGAAGACGGAACTGTTGAAGTGCCTCAGGCTCTAAGACCATACATGGGTGGACTTGAAGTAATAGAAGGAAAATAA